Genomic DNA from Pseudomonas fluorescens:
TCGGCCTGGGCCAGCGCTGCCTGGCAGTCGCGAGTCAAGCCGATACCCTGCTCGAAGGCGGTCAGCGAGTCTTCCAGCGACAATTCGCCGTTCTCCAGCCGTTCCACCAGCGTTTGCAGGTCGGCCAGAGATTGTTCGAAATCCAGTGCAGCTTTTTTGCGGGCCATGGCGGCTATTCCGGTTGACTGTTAAACCGGCGCGACACTAGCAGACATGGGGTTTTGGGGCAAATCAGGGCAGGGGGATCGAAGCGGGACAACGGGCTTGCACCGACCTGCTTTTGTGGCGAGGGAGCTTGCTCCCGCTCGGCTGCGCAGCAGTCGCAATCCGGTTCAGCCCCCGCAGGTTGGGGCCGCTTCGCAGCCCAGCGGGAGCAAGCTCCCTCGCCACGGAATTTCAGCGGGCCGGATAACTGACCCGATACCGGGTACTGCGCCCACCGCCGGGCATTCGCTCCAGGCAGCCTCTCTCCAGCAGTTCGGCGAGATGGCGGGTTGCCGTCGCCTTGGAAACCTTCGCCACTGCTTGGTATTGGGCTGCGCTGATTCCGCCCTCGAAGCCTTTTTCACCGCCATCGAGCATTCG
This window encodes:
- a CDS encoding exodeoxyribonuclease VII small subunit — translated: MARKKAALDFEQSLADLQTLVERLENGELSLEDSLTAFEQGIGLTRDCQAALAQAEQKVQLLLERDGELTEEPFDAEQPE